In Acidobacteriaceae bacterium, the following are encoded in one genomic region:
- a CDS encoding tetratricopeptide repeat protein produces the protein MDIQNTSLPLTTSNRNALIGLFVGVVVLLIVVASGYTIYQHRTSSAETAFGEAMQTYQTPLVQAGQPVPPGVKTFPDAKTRAAEAAKQFASVADQYGMTQPGRLARYFQGLTLIEQGQNASAETTLKDVAGSWNGNVSALAKLALAQLYQQTGRDPEAVTLYQELGKGKAATVPPGLAQIQLAALYESEGKSAEAKKIYAQVKDSDKDAKGNPGPAGQVATQKLAPQK, from the coding sequence GTGGACATTCAGAACACATCCCTTCCCCTGACGACCTCCAACCGCAATGCACTGATCGGCCTGTTCGTCGGCGTGGTCGTTCTCTTGATCGTGGTCGCTAGTGGATACACGATCTATCAGCACCGCACGAGCTCTGCTGAAACCGCCTTTGGCGAAGCGATGCAGACGTATCAGACGCCGTTGGTGCAGGCTGGTCAGCCGGTGCCTCCGGGCGTCAAGACCTTCCCGGACGCGAAGACCCGCGCGGCAGAAGCAGCAAAGCAGTTTGCCTCTGTTGCCGACCAGTACGGCATGACGCAGCCGGGCCGTCTGGCTCGCTACTTCCAGGGTCTTACGTTGATCGAGCAGGGACAGAACGCTTCTGCAGAGACGACGCTGAAGGACGTGGCAGGAAGCTGGAACGGCAATGTATCTGCGCTGGCCAAGCTCGCACTCGCACAGCTTTATCAGCAGACGGGCCGCGATCCCGAAGCTGTGACCCTGTATCAGGAGCTCGGCAAGGGCAAGGCCGCAACGGTTCCCCCGGGACTGGCGCAGATTCAACTCGCCGCTCTGTATGAGTCTGAAGGCAAGAGCGCTGAGGCCAAGAAGATCTATGCTCAGGTGAAGGATTCGGACAAGGATGCCAAGGGCAACCCCGGACCAGCTGGCCAGGTAGCGACGCAGAAGCTCGCTCCGCAGAAGTAG
- a CDS encoding Glu/Leu/Phe/Val dehydrogenase, whose amino-acid sequence MVPKKAAMEGITGRTNQGTLTLEQETNPWEAQAARFDEAARRLKLDEGIWKVLRQPTREIIVHIPVAMDDGSIEVFTGYRVQHSIARGPGKGGIRYAPDVTLDEVRALASWMTWKCAVVNIPFGGAKGGVICNPKQMSQGELERMTRRYTAALIEFLGPEKDVPAPDMNTNEQTMAWIMDTYSMHMGQTITSVVTGKPVNIGGSRGRREATGRGVATVTDQALKYMGMEPAETTVIVQGFGNVGSHSARLLWDRGYKVIGIGEYDGALYNPDGIDVSELMEWKAKRGAIHGFPGAQPFDQHELLTQACDVLIPAATENVITSQNAERLQCRILVEGANGPTTTVADEILADKGVFIVPDILANAGGVTTSYFEWVQDRMGYFWTESEVNQRLERIMIDSFNDVLQYAVQHGVNNRIAAYMLAIDRVAYTTKQRGIYA is encoded by the coding sequence ATGGTACCGAAGAAAGCTGCGATGGAAGGCATTACGGGAAGAACGAACCAGGGCACATTGACTCTGGAGCAAGAAACAAACCCCTGGGAAGCGCAGGCGGCCCGCTTTGACGAAGCGGCGCGGCGGCTGAAGCTGGATGAAGGCATCTGGAAGGTACTGCGCCAGCCCACGCGCGAGATCATCGTGCACATTCCGGTCGCGATGGATGATGGCTCGATTGAGGTGTTTACGGGTTACCGTGTGCAGCACTCCATTGCGCGTGGCCCAGGTAAGGGTGGTATTCGCTACGCTCCTGACGTAACGCTGGACGAAGTACGCGCGCTGGCAAGCTGGATGACGTGGAAGTGCGCCGTGGTAAACATTCCCTTCGGCGGAGCGAAGGGTGGAGTGATCTGCAACCCGAAGCAGATGAGCCAGGGCGAGTTGGAGCGCATGACGCGCCGCTATACCGCGGCGCTGATCGAGTTTCTTGGCCCGGAGAAGGACGTTCCCGCTCCGGACATGAATACCAATGAGCAGACAATGGCGTGGATTATGGACACGTACTCGATGCACATGGGACAGACGATTACGAGCGTGGTGACGGGCAAGCCGGTGAACATTGGCGGCTCGCGTGGGCGGCGCGAAGCGACCGGCCGCGGTGTGGCGACGGTGACCGACCAGGCGCTGAAGTACATGGGGATGGAGCCTGCAGAGACGACGGTGATCGTGCAGGGCTTCGGCAATGTCGGCTCGCACTCTGCGCGGCTGCTGTGGGACCGCGGTTACAAGGTGATCGGCATTGGCGAGTATGACGGTGCGCTCTACAACCCGGACGGCATCGACGTGAGCGAGTTGATGGAGTGGAAGGCCAAGCGAGGCGCGATCCACGGCTTCCCTGGTGCGCAGCCCTTCGACCAGCACGAGTTGCTGACGCAGGCTTGCGATGTGCTGATCCCCGCAGCGACGGAGAACGTCATCACGAGCCAGAACGCCGAACGCCTGCAGTGCCGCATCCTGGTAGAGGGAGCGAACGGCCCGACGACGACCGTTGCCGACGAGATTCTTGCCGACAAAGGCGTCTTCATCGTGCCGGACATTCTGGCGAACGCCGGTGGTGTGACGACGAGCTACTTCGAGTGGGTGCAGGACCGCATGGGCTACTTCTGGACCGAGAGCGAAGTGAACCAGCGGCTGGAACGCATCATGATCGACAGCTTCAACGATGTATTGCAGTACGCCGTGCAGCATGGCGTGAATAACCGCATCGCGGCATACATGCTGGCGATTGATCGTGTGGCGTATACGACGAAGCAGCGCGGGATCTACGCGTAA
- a CDS encoding GvpL/GvpF family gas vesicle protein, whose amino-acid sequence MAWYAYCIAERNAFHELARHRRPMPLTGVTGLFGNQTFLFPAADLTVIVSEHLPEDTARLTGIEAANAAREHARVISGAFGRSTVLPFRFGTTFEDDDALRRSVRSNQRHFLANVERLRGKAEMHLKVLVDDVSPESRGMAPGIHAAGQEYLAHLRESATHQRERQSRARALSLQMNRMFLPIEEEITCKRMESGKMLIDIAHLVDKNTVERYQNKYSTATRELKDCAMQLSGPWPPYHFVQKDSRAQA is encoded by the coding sequence ATGGCGTGGTATGCCTACTGCATTGCTGAACGTAACGCGTTTCACGAACTTGCACGTCACCGCCGACCGATGCCGCTGACCGGAGTGACAGGACTTTTCGGAAACCAGACCTTCCTCTTCCCAGCCGCAGACCTCACCGTCATTGTGAGCGAACATCTTCCGGAGGACACCGCCAGACTGACCGGCATTGAGGCCGCAAACGCCGCCCGCGAACATGCCCGCGTCATCTCCGGTGCCTTTGGCCGCAGCACCGTGCTGCCCTTCCGCTTCGGCACAACCTTTGAGGATGACGATGCTCTGCGCCGTTCTGTGCGCTCGAATCAGCGTCACTTTCTGGCAAACGTAGAGCGTCTGCGCGGCAAGGCCGAGATGCACCTCAAGGTGCTCGTCGACGACGTCTCGCCGGAGTCCCGTGGAATGGCGCCTGGCATTCACGCCGCAGGTCAGGAGTATCTGGCTCATCTGCGTGAGTCGGCGACCCATCAGCGTGAACGTCAATCCCGCGCCCGCGCTCTTTCGTTGCAGATGAACCGCATGTTCCTGCCCATTGAGGAAGAGATCACCTGCAAGCGCATGGAGTCGGGCAAAATGCTCATCGACATCGCTCATCTCGTCGACAAGAACACCGTCGAGCGCTACCAGAACAAGTACTCCACCGCGACCCGCGAGTTGAAGGACTGCGCCATGCAGCTCTCCGGCCCGTGGCCGCCGTACCACTTTGTCCAGAAGGACTCGCGCGCCCAGGCGTAG
- the trpE gene encoding anthranilate synthase component I, whose translation MPRAATTIPNATPSSREFSSLARQYQLVPVTRTVVADLETPVSAFLRVAAEEPEAFLLESVEGGERIGRYTFIGIRPYRRITARGTELTLREGRKRRVFQGDIFDELKQALESTSLAKLPGLPPFVAGAVGFFAYDVVRQIETLPSHAKDELGAPDAHLMFFDEVLAFDHVKKAIHLMVTAGARKPIDKTSYADALRRLDRLERTLTTAEIVKPKKSRKPLPPLKLNARTKPAQFMKSVDAVKEYIRAGDIFQCVLSQRFDCTPGVDPFSIYRSLRIVNPSPYMYFLRFPNDRAQESTASPKRRKSSGPSAVGPDPSSLCHIVGSSPELLVRVHNGRVEYRPIAGTRPRGADESSDLAHEASLRADAKEVAEHVMLVDLGRNDVGRVSEYGSVKVTDLMFVERYSHVMHLVSSLEGTLREGLSPLDAFKSCFPAGTLSGAPKIRAMEIIDELEPARRGVYGGSIVYADFSGNFDSCIAIRTLFMDGDQGHIQSGAGIVADSVPEKEHEECKNKAAAVVRAIERARTI comes from the coding sequence ATGCCTCGCGCCGCTACTACCATCCCGAACGCTACCCCGTCCTCTCGCGAATTCTCTTCGCTCGCTCGCCAGTACCAGCTCGTGCCTGTCACGCGCACGGTGGTCGCCGACCTCGAAACGCCCGTCTCTGCGTTCCTGCGCGTCGCCGCAGAGGAGCCGGAGGCGTTTCTGCTTGAGTCGGTCGAAGGTGGCGAACGCATTGGCCGCTACACCTTCATCGGCATCCGCCCGTATCGCCGCATCACGGCCCGCGGTACAGAGCTGACCCTCCGCGAAGGCCGCAAGCGTCGCGTCTTCCAGGGCGATATCTTCGACGAGCTCAAGCAGGCGCTTGAAAGCACATCGCTCGCCAAGCTTCCGGGCCTGCCGCCGTTTGTTGCCGGAGCCGTTGGCTTCTTCGCCTACGATGTCGTCCGCCAGATTGAGACCCTGCCCTCGCACGCCAAGGACGAACTCGGCGCACCGGACGCACACCTCATGTTCTTTGACGAGGTGCTTGCCTTCGACCACGTGAAGAAGGCTATCCACCTCATGGTCACCGCTGGCGCTCGCAAGCCCATCGACAAAACCAGCTACGCCGATGCTCTTCGCCGTCTCGACCGCCTGGAGCGTACGCTGACCACGGCCGAGATCGTGAAGCCGAAGAAGTCGCGCAAGCCGTTGCCGCCGCTAAAGCTCAACGCCCGTACCAAGCCCGCGCAGTTCATGAAGTCTGTCGATGCGGTGAAGGAGTACATCCGCGCCGGAGACATCTTCCAGTGCGTCCTCTCGCAGCGCTTTGACTGCACCCCCGGCGTCGATCCGTTCTCGATCTACCGTTCACTTCGCATCGTCAACCCTTCGCCCTACATGTACTTCCTGCGCTTTCCGAATGACAGGGCGCAGGAGTCTACGGCCAGCCCGAAGCGTAGGAAGTCTTCTGGCCCCTCGGCCGTGGGTCCTGATCCCTCGTCTCTCTGCCATATCGTCGGCTCTTCGCCGGAACTCCTCGTCCGCGTGCACAACGGCCGCGTGGAATACCGCCCCATCGCCGGCACTCGTCCCCGAGGAGCCGATGAATCCTCCGACCTCGCGCACGAAGCCTCTCTCCGCGCCGACGCCAAGGAAGTCGCCGAGCACGTCATGCTGGTCGACCTCGGTCGTAACGACGTCGGCCGTGTCTCCGAGTACGGCTCGGTGAAGGTCACCGACCTCATGTTCGTCGAGCGTTACTCGCACGTCATGCATCTCGTCTCGAGCCTCGAAGGCACGCTGCGCGAAGGCCTCTCGCCGCTCGACGCCTTCAAATCCTGCTTCCCGGCGGGCACACTCTCCGGAGCTCCGAAGATTCGCGCTATGGAGATCATCGACGAGCTAGAGCCCGCGCGTCGTGGCGTCTACGGCGGCTCCATCGTCTACGCCGACTTCTCCGGCAACTTCGATAGCTGCATCGCCATCCGCACACTCTTCATGGACGGGGATCAGGGCCACATCCAAAGCGGCGCAGGCATCGTCGCCGACTCTGTTCCTGAGAAGGAGCACGAAGAGTGCAAGAACAAGGCCGCCGCTGTCGTCCGCGCCATTGAGCGAGCACGCACCATCTAG
- the pgsA gene encoding CDP-diacylglycerol--glycerol-3-phosphate 3-phosphatidyltransferase produces the protein MNLPNSITLTRIAAVPVLIWVLSSKFPLHHVGGEQEFIAAGLFILASITDGVDGYLARKRGQITTLGMLLDPLADKLMVTAAFIILVAYNPRVMVPWIAVLVIGREFLVTGLRSIAASEGFTIDASEVGKLKTVIQIVAVVAAILNHRWDTWNWWGFPIGVHLIAVTATYWMAFVSMLSAVDYFVAFWKKVDHASDTRRKRRPKLLSRKKKADSRA, from the coding sequence GTGAATCTGCCGAACTCCATTACGCTGACCCGTATCGCAGCCGTGCCCGTACTGATCTGGGTGCTGAGCTCGAAGTTTCCGCTGCACCATGTGGGCGGCGAGCAGGAGTTTATTGCCGCCGGGTTATTCATCCTTGCCTCCATCACAGACGGTGTGGACGGCTACCTGGCACGAAAACGCGGACAGATTACGACGCTCGGTATGTTGCTGGATCCTCTGGCGGACAAGCTGATGGTCACCGCAGCGTTCATCATCCTGGTGGCCTACAACCCGCGCGTGATGGTGCCATGGATCGCCGTGCTGGTAATCGGACGAGAGTTCCTGGTAACCGGCTTGCGGTCGATCGCCGCGAGCGAAGGTTTCACCATCGACGCCAGCGAAGTCGGCAAGCTGAAGACAGTGATTCAGATTGTGGCGGTTGTGGCCGCCATCCTGAACCACCGCTGGGATACCTGGAACTGGTGGGGCTTCCCGATCGGCGTTCACCTGATCGCCGTGACCGCGACGTATTGGATGGCGTTCGTCTCGATGCTCTCGGCCGTGGACTACTTCGTCGCCTTCTGGAAGAAGGTCGACCACGCGAGCGATACGCGTCGCAAGCGCAGGCCCAAGCTGCTTAGCCGGAAGAAGAAGGCAGATAGTAGAGCGTAG
- a CDS encoding Ig-like domain-containing protein, whose protein sequence is MSAAVPALAQTCTGSTTTTISGTVYTPNGVDPLPNVLVYVPTPGTTLPTLTDGVDTVNGCSATTSLVPSTLVVSTTTDAYGNFTLTNANLAGAQTLVIQAGKWRRSYSLNVTACQTTTGIKAVMPSTSADGNIPKIAVITGAVDAAECVLRHVGVDDSMFTDPTGNGRINFYQGTGSGTSTGAGARISSATPSESTLMSTASTLDGYDMLMMPCQGTSSDTTETTAANRLNFLNYANSGGRVFATHYGYIWLDQADTFQSVATGWTNTTISSNSTPLVYYTASIDTTSNPVGTVLANWLYYVGASTTLGQISIYDLKKNVTSVNAPTQVWATLNDTRVGTNNGAIMQFTFDTPVGSTTSPTLSTTFTNTPTTMALGSTANSVLLNVANTGSGNADATLTLTLTAAAGINVTAITPTAGASSGWVCNVSTLSCSRLTALAAGSADSVTVTLDVASTAAVGNTNILVAALSGGNIFNVSQCGRVLFNDYHVEEPASGSYNKNITFPNECSSSSTMTAQEKFLEFSLFNLSNFVAPTTTDSVLIQGQSSITWTPAASLYYGHPLDSTVLNATSSVAGTFTYSPVAGTIEHVVNSPVTITATFTPTDTNYIGATSTKTITILPDPTASSITQLDQDIHYGEEIGYNNGVDAQLNVLVAAPGYLPGNAADSGPFYVTIDGNTVCTGTRGVALSGPRGNCPDAAFLGFNAGTHYMQLAYTGDTDYLSSLSSSYPVVVEPDHTTTTSALGASTAVVGQSTTLTAQVANTDITTVPAVGTVIFYDSAQPTAASITNTPNTSLATAAMSAVGSATVDGTGKATLQLASLTIGTHNISACFVSSINSSSTYNFLNSCSASAVQTITIPTTSLPGTATTILSSSNPSVVGQSVTFTAQVDTTGAITAIPAGSVAFTDNGAALANVALDSTGKALYTTSALALGTHPIVATYAGSTTLAASTSLTLNQIVSSSITPAGGGYQLIVSPLTVPVYVGSTGVASVQVLALTGFTSAVKLSCAGLPAQATCTFADPIIATGGGTTNLLLSSAAPHDCNSSTPYFSSLGSRLGLPILGLSTLMLCFTRRRKHLQRLALLVLLASLSTVITGCGTGNCTDFGVKPGDYNFTITATPVDTSYAPKTQLMLMHVHL, encoded by the coding sequence ATGTCTGCTGCTGTTCCTGCGCTCGCTCAAACCTGCACAGGATCGACCACCACGACCATCTCCGGCACGGTCTACACGCCCAACGGCGTTGACCCTCTGCCGAACGTGCTGGTCTACGTGCCCACGCCCGGCACGACGCTGCCCACGCTCACCGACGGAGTCGACACCGTAAACGGCTGTTCTGCCACGACGAGCCTCGTGCCATCCACGCTGGTCGTTAGTACGACGACGGACGCCTACGGCAACTTCACGTTGACGAACGCGAACCTCGCCGGAGCGCAGACGCTGGTGATCCAGGCCGGCAAGTGGCGTCGTTCGTACTCGTTGAACGTCACCGCCTGCCAGACCACTACCGGGATCAAAGCGGTGATGCCTTCGACCAGCGCCGACGGCAACATCCCAAAGATCGCTGTCATCACGGGCGCTGTTGATGCTGCCGAGTGCGTGCTGCGCCACGTTGGTGTCGATGACAGCATGTTCACGGATCCCACCGGCAACGGGCGCATCAATTTTTACCAGGGCACCGGCTCTGGGACGAGCACAGGTGCTGGAGCTCGCATCAGCTCCGCTACGCCCAGTGAAAGCACGCTTATGTCGACGGCTTCCACGCTGGACGGGTATGACATGCTCATGATGCCTTGCCAGGGCACCAGTTCTGACACAACAGAAACGACCGCAGCCAATCGCCTGAATTTCTTAAATTATGCCAACAGCGGCGGTCGCGTTTTCGCTACCCATTACGGCTACATCTGGCTCGACCAGGCCGACACGTTTCAGAGCGTCGCAACTGGCTGGACCAATACAACCATCAGCAGCAATTCCACTCCGCTGGTGTACTACACGGCAAGTATCGATACCACCTCGAACCCTGTCGGAACGGTTCTCGCCAATTGGCTGTATTACGTGGGTGCCTCCACTACGCTCGGCCAGATCTCGATCTACGATCTGAAGAAGAACGTGACATCGGTCAATGCTCCTACCCAGGTCTGGGCAACATTGAACGATACAAGAGTTGGTACGAACAACGGCGCCATCATGCAGTTCACGTTTGATACGCCGGTGGGGTCAACCACCTCTCCAACCCTGTCTACGACGTTTACCAACACGCCAACGACAATGGCGTTGGGTTCGACAGCGAATAGCGTGCTCTTGAATGTGGCAAACACCGGAAGCGGCAACGCAGATGCCACGTTGACGCTCACTCTTACGGCCGCTGCAGGCATCAACGTTACGGCAATCACGCCAACGGCTGGTGCCTCCTCCGGCTGGGTCTGCAACGTCTCTACTCTTAGCTGCAGCCGCCTGACTGCGCTGGCCGCAGGAAGTGCCGACTCCGTCACCGTAACGCTGGACGTCGCTTCAACCGCCGCCGTCGGCAACACAAACATCCTTGTCGCGGCACTCTCTGGCGGCAATATCTTTAACGTTTCGCAGTGCGGACGCGTTCTCTTCAACGACTACCACGTCGAAGAACCAGCTTCCGGCAGCTACAACAAGAACATCACCTTCCCGAATGAGTGCTCTTCCTCCAGCACCATGACGGCGCAGGAGAAGTTCCTCGAGTTCTCGCTCTTCAACCTCTCCAACTTCGTCGCTCCCACAACCACGGACTCGGTTCTCATCCAGGGGCAATCCTCCATCACCTGGACTCCGGCGGCCTCGCTGTACTATGGCCATCCGCTCGACTCCACCGTGCTGAACGCAACCTCGAGCGTCGCGGGTACGTTCACCTACTCGCCGGTTGCAGGCACCATTGAGCACGTCGTAAATAGCCCAGTCACCATCACGGCTACCTTCACGCCGACCGATACCAACTACATCGGCGCGACCTCCACCAAGACCATCACCATCCTGCCCGACCCAACCGCGTCCTCCATCACGCAGCTTGATCAGGACATTCACTACGGCGAAGAGATCGGTTATAACAACGGCGTCGACGCGCAACTCAACGTTCTCGTTGCCGCGCCCGGATACCTCCCCGGCAACGCCGCAGACTCTGGTCCTTTCTACGTCACGATCGACGGGAACACCGTCTGCACCGGAACCCGCGGCGTTGCGCTCAGCGGCCCGCGCGGTAACTGCCCCGACGCGGCCTTCCTGGGCTTCAACGCCGGGACGCACTACATGCAGCTCGCTTACACCGGAGACACGGATTACCTGTCGTCGCTCTCCAGTTCTTACCCGGTCGTCGTAGAGCCCGACCACACCACGACAACCTCTGCGCTCGGTGCATCCACGGCTGTTGTTGGCCAGAGCACCACCCTTACCGCTCAGGTCGCGAACACCGACATCACCACTGTTCCCGCAGTCGGCACGGTCATCTTCTATGACAGCGCGCAGCCCACTGCAGCTTCCATCACGAACACTCCGAATACCTCGCTTGCAACCGCAGCCATGTCGGCTGTTGGCTCTGCAACCGTTGACGGTACAGGCAAGGCCACACTGCAACTCGCGAGCCTCACGATCGGCACGCACAATATCTCGGCCTGCTTTGTTTCGAGCATCAACAGCTCCAGCACCTACAACTTCCTCAACTCCTGCTCGGCCTCTGCCGTGCAGACGATCACCATCCCGACAACGTCGTTGCCGGGTACGGCGACGACTATCCTCTCCAGCTCAAACCCCTCCGTCGTTGGCCAGTCGGTCACCTTCACCGCGCAGGTCGACACCACCGGCGCGATCACCGCCATCCCGGCAGGTTCAGTAGCCTTTACGGACAACGGCGCCGCCCTCGCTAACGTTGCGCTCGATAGCACCGGCAAGGCGCTTTACACCACGTCCGCGCTCGCTCTTGGTACGCATCCCATCGTCGCCACGTACGCCGGCAGCACGACGCTCGCGGCCAGCACCTCGCTTACGTTGAACCAGATCGTCAGCTCGTCGATCACACCCGCTGGCGGCGGGTACCAACTCATCGTCAGCCCGCTTACCGTGCCGGTATACGTCGGCTCCACGGGCGTTGCCAGCGTGCAGGTCCTTGCACTTACCGGCTTCACCTCTGCGGTGAAGCTGAGTTGCGCCGGGCTGCCCGCACAGGCCACCTGCACCTTCGCCGACCCCATCATCGCAACCGGCGGAGGAACCACCAACCTTCTGCTCAGCTCCGCTGCGCCGCATGACTGCAACAGCAGCACGCCGTACTTCTCCTCGCTAGGCTCACGCCTTGGCCTGCCGATTCTCGGCCTGTCGACGCTGATGCTCTGCTTCACGCGCCGCCGCAAACATCTGCAGCGTCTCGCCCTTCTGGTTTTGCTTGCTTCGCTCTCCACCGTCATCACGGGCTGCGGCACAGGCAACTGCACCGACTTCGGCGTAAAGCCCGGCGATTACAATTTCACGATCACCGCAACGCCGGTGGACACGTCGTACGCGCCGAAGACGCAGTTGATGCTGATGCATGTGCATCTGTAG